ATCGAATTCAAACTGTTGAAAATGAAATGAGGATTGATCTGATACTTCAGCGTTTTTAATTCCGCTTCTTTTACAAGAGCATTTAGTTCAACTTCTCTTAAGAGCTTCTCCTGGAAATTATTGTAATATATAATTACATAATCAACAGCAATAATTACTGTGTAGTAAAGTATTCCGATTAAAAATCTCCACACTAAAGATTTTAAAAGAAATTCAGGATAAATACTTTTTCCGGTGATAATATTGCTCATAATATAATAACCGGCAAGAATCCATAAACCGGATGTAATAACAGCCGCTGCAATATGATTTAGAAATATCTTAACGGCATTATAATTTTCCAGCGAATTAAAACTAACTGTATACCAGAGACTAATTCCCAATAATTGATAGATCAGATTAAAGACAGCACTATCAAGCAGAGCAGTCAGAATTGGAATATTCAAAAAAAAGTTTAATACACTTACTTGAACTAAAAAAATGAAAAACCAAACAACAAAATATGTAGCTAAAACTTTTTTATTGCTAATAAATGGATTTATCATTCCTTACTCAAATTAATTAGTTATTTGTCCACTTCCGAAAATATTTGAACCTCTGATTACCAATACTCCTTCGCTTTTTCCCATTTCTTCTAAATTTATAAACCGCTTATCGTTGAATCCGCCAAAAATGGAACTCTCATTAATTAATACCTTCCAATTTTGAGGTACTCGGATTTTAGCTTCGCCAAAAATAATATCCACTTCAAGTATATTATTGCCTGTTGCAAGTTTTGAATCATTCAAATCTAGTTTTAGAGTTCCAAAAACGATAGAAATCTTGCCGCCTTTAAAATTTTCAGAATGGATGATTTTATTACATGAAGTAAATACACAAGTCTCGTCTATAATATCTTGAGAGTATTCGGTTCCTTGAGTTTGTGTTGATCCAACATTGAATTGAGTGCTGTGCACATGTAACGGTCCTCTTCTTTTTAATATCAGCCAGAGACCAATAACTAATAATATAAGCGGCCAGAGATCGCCAAAATCAAAATCGAAAAAAAATGGAATATAATGCCGTGCAGTTCCAAACAAACCGATTATTAAAAAGATGTATCCCGCTAAACTGTTTTTGTGATTAATTAGAATTACTATGCCGAGAATAAGAAAGATAGTATGCCATGAGAAAATTGCATGACGCATATCGAACCAGAAAAAATTCAAATTATCTAGGAAGAATAAACTTCCAAGAGCAATTAAAATTATTCCAAGCCAGATTCTTCTATTTGATGTTTGCATTGTAAACTCCTTAAAAAATTGTTTTGATTTCGCCGCCGCCAAAAAGAACGATTCCTTTTATCAACAATTTTCTTCCTTCTTGAATTTTTTTGTTGGGGTCTTTCATTCTTTTATCTCCAAATCCTCCGAAGATTGGAAGTACATCAAGTTCAACATTCCAATCCGATGGAACAATTAACGTGGTTCCTCCGAACACTGCAGTTATTTCAATATTGTTTTCACCTTCTGCAAGTTTGGAATTAGCCAAATTGATTTCGGAACCGCCAAAGATTGAAACAATATTTCCACCTTTAAAATTATCTGAGTTAACAATTTTTGAACTGCCGCCGAAGATACTGATACTTTCAACATAATCATTACTGTTTTTTGATTGTCCGGCATCAGTAGATTCTGTTGAATGTCTGAAATTTCCTTTTCTGCCGAAGATTATATAGAGACCGACTAAAACTAAAAGTAACGGCCAGAGTTCAGGGATCAGATTAAATAAACCGATTGCCATAAGAACAACGCCTGCTGTTTTATTTCTGGAAAGAAAAAAGAAAAGCAATCCGATCAGAATGAAAAAATATTCCCATGTAAAATATTCGTAAGGAAAATCCAGTATATCATAATTGCGCATGACGAACAATCCGCCGAGTATAATCAGCAGAATTCCGATTATTACACGCCCGTGAAGTTTTGGTGTTTCCATTTTATCCTCCAATAATTTTTTGTTTCTACTTATTCTGACGGCAAAGATAAACGGTAGTTACGATTTTTTAGATAGGAAATCGGCGAACGGCGGAAAATTATCGGTGAGTGCAGGATGTATTCCACTATTCTTATTTAACTACTATCATTTTTTTTGTTTCTTGAAAATTTCGACCAAGTATACTATATGTTTCTAAAGTATAGAAGTATACTCCACTTGATAAACTTTTGGGACTCCAATTTATTTTATAATTATCCTTCGAAAGAGTTTTTTCTAACAAACGATCAACAACTTCTCCTAGAAGGTTAGAAATTGTTAATGTAACATAACTTTCAGTAGATAAATGAAAATTAATAATAGTAGAACTATTAAATGGGTTAGGATAATTTTGATAAAGTACCGTAGACTCTAAAAAATTATCTTTCATAAAATCAATAGAGACGGATTTCAATACAGGAGATTCGCCATTCTTCTTCGAGTTAAAGTACGCTTGATATTGTAAATATCTATCCCCGTTGTGAATAGAATTTATAGATTGACCTTCTTTAATGGTATAAAAATCATTTTCATTTATTGGACCATACCACTTCTTTTTATCTAAATCATAATCCATTTCTGATGATCGTATTTTAAATTTAATTGCTGTATTTGTGGTTGTGGAGTCTTCCCAAGATAGGTCTAAATATTTTGTTTTAAGATTTTTAGTATCAAGAATTACGGAAGTTAAGATGCCTTCTTTAACTTCAGAAAATTTCCATTGGTTCTGATATTTTTTTATAATTGGTCGACCATCATCTCCCCATGCGCCTCCCCATGCTTTCCAAGTTACCCAAAAGAGTTTATTTTTATAATAAACAAAGGGATAGTCATTAGTTTGAAAGTGTGTGGCGTTGACTCGAAAGTTTTTTCCAATTTTTGATAAAGAAGAATCAAAACACTGGGCATAAATATTATACCTACCATTAATATCAAGAATTGGATTTGTATCTCTATAGTCTGTCCATATGACTAAAAGTAATGAATTGTCATCCAAACATATAATAGACTCACCTTGCCAATGCTGAGCATTATCATCTCCTACTTTAATAACGGGAGAGATTGAGTTACTTTTTTTATCGAATTTC
The genomic region above belongs to Ignavibacteriales bacterium and contains:
- a CDS encoding histidine kinase, which codes for MINPFISNKKVLATYFVVWFFIFLVQVSVLNFFLNIPILTALLDSAVFNLIYQLLGISLWYTVSFNSLENYNAVKIFLNHIAAAVITSGLWILAGYYIMSNIITGKSIYPEFLLKSLVWRFLIGILYYTVIIAVDYVIIYYNNFQEKLLREVELNALVKEAELKTLKYQINPHFIFNSLNSISSLTLSNPTQAQEMTIKLSAFLRSTLSKNEKQKNKLSEEINNAKLYLDIEKVRFADKFEFIEEVKQECKELEVPSMILQPLFENAIKHGVYESLDKVIIKLMCGMENGYFKITVENDFDPESVPRKGEGIGIKNIKNRLKLIYNQDNLVKVEKLNNLFRVNLYIPV
- a CDS encoding DUF5668 domain-containing protein, which encodes MQTSNRRIWLGIILIALGSLFFLDNLNFFWFDMRHAIFSWHTIFLILGIVILINHKNSLAGYIFLIIGLFGTARHYIPFFFDFDFGDLWPLILLVIGLWLILKRRGPLHVHSTQFNVGSTQTQGTEYSQDIIDETCVFTSCNKIIHSENFKGGKISIVFGTLKLDLNDSKLATGNNILEVDIIFGEAKIRVPQNWKVLINESSIFGGFNDKRFINLEEMGKSEGVLVIRGSNIFGSGQITN
- a CDS encoding LiaF-related protein, which gives rise to METPKLHGRVIIGILLIILGGLFVMRNYDILDFPYEYFTWEYFFILIGLLFFFLSRNKTAGVVLMAIGLFNLIPELWPLLLVLVGLYIIFGRKGNFRHSTESTDAGQSKNSNDYVESISIFGGSSKIVNSDNFKGGNIVSIFGGSEINLANSKLAEGENNIEITAVFGGTTLIVPSDWNVELDVLPIFGGFGDKRMKDPNKKIQEGRKLLIKGIVLFGGGEIKTIF
- a CDS encoding T9SS type A sorting domain-containing protein, translating into MSKYNLFVFTYLFTNFSFTINCQTIQTWKTTTVNDFTSFSLNNLRVTEESDGEIQLDLPLKKVYPDYEVNYFPKKFIYYKGRYYNAYIKDKNVYVQEYDSNFVAIEAPLIINNNYSVDSFFTDDEVRFDFLNSGYFLVIWKVVENTISGNELIIYAQVIKDGSARIGKNFKINVNPKLSYWPIVMGNNYDNTFWLICTDFSPDGGQKMFVQRIDIWGNVVGNKFQLNQETISKYEHVNTFIKLSDNTFIITWEAYQSVDDFNGQLYLKKFDKKSNSISPVIKVGDDNAQHWQGESIICLDDNSLLLVIWTDYRDTNPILDINGRYNIYAQCFDSSLSKIGKNFRVNATHFQTNDYPFVYYKNKLFWVTWKAWGGAWGDDGRPIIKKYQNQWKFSEVKEGILTSVILDTKNLKTKYLDLSWEDSTTTNTAIKFKIRSSEMDYDLDKKKWYGPINENDFYTIKEGQSINSIHNGDRYLQYQAYFNSKKNGESPVLKSVSIDFMKDNFLESTVLYQNYPNPFNSSTIINFHLSTESYVTLTISNLLGEVVDRLLEKTLSKDNYKINWSPKSLSSGVYFYTLETYSILGRNFQETKKMIVVK